Proteins encoded within one genomic window of Cucumis sativus cultivar 9930 chromosome 3, Cucumber_9930_V3, whole genome shotgun sequence:
- the LOC101206464 gene encoding light-harvesting complex-like protein 3 isotype 1, chloroplastic: MSSMALFSPSSHLSTFSPSHHTTHFSFRPFSSLRTRNPSSSSSSLFTIRATADNGAGISGGSATVSVETPVEQKDPEPAKLAPEEQESLAGTNGSVAAAEEVVEVVSKFEDPKWVNGTWDLNQFQKNGSTDWDAVIDAEARRRKWLENNPESSSNEDPVVFDTSIVPWWAWIKRYHLPEAELLNGRAAMVGFFMAYFVDSLTGVGLVGQMGNFFCKTLLFVAVVGVLLIRKNEDIETLKKLIDETTFYDKQWQATWQDETSGSGKM; encoded by the exons ATGTCGTCCATGGCTTTGTTTTCTCCTTCATCCCATCTTTCTACTTTCTCTCCTTCACACCACACAACCCATTTCTCCTTCAGacccttttcttctctcagAACCAGaaacccttcttcttcttcttcctctctcttcACTATCAGGGCCACAGCTGACAATGGTGCCGGAATTTCAGGTGGTTCAGCCACTGTTTCTGTAGAAACCCCCGTCGAGCAGAAGGATCCGGAGCCGGCCAAGCTTGCACCCGAAGAGCAGGAGAGCCTCGCCGGAACCAATGGGTCGGTGGCGGCTGCTGAAGAAGTTGTCGAGGTGGTTAGCAAATTTGAAGACCCTAAATGGGTTAATGGGACTTGGGATTTGAATCAGTTCCAGAAAAATGGAAGCACTGATTGGGATGCTGTTATTGATGCTG AGGCTAGGAGGAGGAAGTGGTTGGAAAACAATCCAGAATCATCAAGTAATGAGGACCCTGTGGTGTTTGACACATCCATAGTTCCTTGGTGGGCTTGGATCAAGCGCTACCATCTGCCAGAGGCTGAGCTACTCAATG GGCGTGCAGCCATGGTGGGGTTCTTCATGGCTTACTTCGTCGATAGCTTGACAGGGGTAGGACTAGTAGGTCAAATGGGCAACTTCTTCTGCAAAACATTGCTATTTGTTGCTGTGGTGGGAGTTCTTTTGATAAGAAAGAATGAAGATATAGAGACTCTAAAGAAGTTGATTGATGAAACAACATTTTACGACAAGCAATGGCAAGCAACTTGGCAGGATGAAACCTCAGGCTCAGGCAAAATGTAA
- the LOC101212973 gene encoding histone-lysine N-methyltransferase, H3 lysine-9 specific SUVH6 produces MSLTCNDSTERIQKLNIENGDSFSHPKLLKYKRRKVSVVRDFPPGCGRSLLLNSSTATKGVIGDVIESPLSVHHEVLGSVEMSNANTTLEATTKKTNISCLEDGHNTMNVESSLLIEDLEGKDESFINIKNSIGDEPSLKDLHGVVVSGIGKEVLEPSKLRPCSPLDDTTFVSNGKDVKKVVREYPPRRKISAIRDFPPFCGQNAPPLSKEEGSPMIVSQNNFVHQNKLSKLDKNGECLGDNARKEERNIELVEDVTKLAMDKICSDSMVEPIKATKMDDKCGSKIKCTSKRMQTSCSDKFKFGKKRKSTVNEVKETMEKEVDTGEAPSEENISNIPSHRKQLKLVPCEQTLAVERPVVLGLMASSTCPWRQGKLNLKPSPGGGSNGKKVKKHDLRQLEKTKSILKKEDRKEYQKNSSKKTSVVEKDVNGDMHQLVVAGSMDTSINDDESIDSHVNHRSNNANVSLIPFSQINESGSEQGTDSKGTRTRVRETLRIFHAVCRKLLQEEEAGKKAQGNAPRRIDFIAAKILKDKGKYVNVCKQILGQVPGVEVGDEFRYRIELNIIGLHRQTQGGIDYVKCGQKILATSIVASGGYANNLDNSDVLIYTGQGGNLMHSDKKPEDQKLERGNLALKNSFDEKSPVRVIRGSESSDGRTYVYDGLYLVEKWWQDMGPHGKLIFKFQLCRIPGQPELAWKEIKRSKKFKVREGLCVDDISQGKESTPICAVNIIDNEKPPPFNYITNMIYPDWCRPLPFKGCNCTNGCSDSERCYCVVLNGGEIPFNHNGAIVEAKALVYECGPSCKCPPSCHNRVSQHGIKFQLEIFKTKSRGWGVRSLNSIPSGSFICEYIGELLEDKEADQRTGNDEYLFDIGNNYSDNSLWDGLSTLLPDAQANACDIVEDGSFTIDAASYGNIGRFINHSCTPNLYAQNVLYDHEDKRIPHIMFFAAENIPPLQELSYHYNYMMDQVRDSEGNIKKKRCHCGSAECTGWMY; encoded by the coding sequence ATGTCACTCACATGTAATGATTCCACGGAGAGGATTCAAAAgttgaatattgaaaatggTGATTCTTTTTCACATCCAAAGCtacttaaatataaaagacgTAAAGTCTCTGTTGTTCGAGATTTCCCTCCTGGTTGTGGTCGAAGTCTTTTGCTAAACAGTTCCACCGCAACAAAAGGTGTGATAGGTGATGTAATTGAGAGTCCTCTCTCAGTGCATCATGAAGTGTTGGGAAGTGTGGAGATGTCAAATGCAAATACCACTTTAGAAGctactacaaaaaaaactaatatctCGTGTCTAGAAGATGGGCACAATACAATGAATGTTGAATCATCATTGTTGATTGAGGATTTGGAAGGCAAAGATGAAtcgtttataaatataaaaaactctATTGGGGATGAACCTTCTTTGAAAGATTTGCATGGAGTGGTTGTTTCTGGCATAGGGAAAGAGGTACTTGAGCCTAGTAAGTTGAGACCATGCTCACCACTTGATGACACCACCTTTGTTTCTAATGGTAAGGACGTGAAAAAAGTGGTAAGGGAATACCCTCCTAGAAGAAAAATCTCGGCTATTAGAGATTTCCCTCCCTTTTGTGGCCAAAATGCCCCTCCTTTATCCAAAGAGGAGGGTTCCCCCATGATtgtctctcaaaataatttcgTGCATCAGAATAAGCTATCGAAATTAGATAAGAATGGTGAATGTCTAGGAGATAATGCTCGCAAAGAAGAACGCAATATTGAATTGGTAGAGGATGTGACCAAGTTAGCCATGGATAAAATTTGTAGTGATTCGATGGTGGAACCTATTAAAGCAACAAAGATGGACGATAAATGTGgttcaaaaatcaaatgtacatcaaaACGAATGCAAACTTCTTGTAGTGATAAATTCAAGTTTGGTAAGAAGCGTAAGAGTACTGTAAATGAAGTGAAGGAAACTATGGAGAAGGAGGTTGACACAGGAGAGGCGCCTTCggaagaaaatatttcaaatattcccTCCCATCGGAAGCAATTGAAACTTGTACCTTGCGAGCAAACTCTTGCAGTTGAGAGACCTGTTGTGTTAGGTCTTATGGCTTCATCGACTTGTCCTTGGAGGCAAGGCAAATTGAACCTCAAGCCCTCCCCAGGAGGTGGCTCAAATGGGAAAAAAGTGAAGAAGCATGACTTGAGGCAActagagaaaacaaaatcaattttgaaaaaggaggATAGAAAAGAGTAtcaaaaaaattcttcaaagAAGACATCTGTTGTTGAGAAAGATGTTAATGGGGATATGCATCAGCTAGTTGTTGCGGGTAGCATGGACACAAGTATCAATGATGATGAAAGTATCGATTCTCATGTGAATCATAGATCCAATAATGCTAATGTGAGCCTTATTCcgttttctcaaattaatgaAAGTGGAAGTGAGCAAGGGACTGATTCTAAAGGTACTAGGACTAGAGTAAGGGAGACATTGCGAATTTTCCATGCTGTATGTAGGAAGCTCttgcaagaagaagaagctggAAAAAAGGCCCAAGGAAATGCACCTAGGAGGATTGATTTTATAGCAGCAAAAATTCTTAAGGATAAAGGGAAATATGTTAATGTGTGCAAACAAATTTTAGGACAAGTCCCAGGAGTTGAAGTTGGTGACGAGTTCCGATATAGGATAGAACTTAATATTATAGGACTTCATCGCCAAACTCAAGGTGGGATAGATTATGTGAAGTGCGGTCAAAAGATCCTTGCTACTAGTATTGTTGCTTCGGGGGGCTATGCTAATAACCTCGATAACTCAGATGTCTTGATTTACACCGGACAAGGAGGAAATTTGATGCATTCAGACAAAAAACCTGAAGACCAAAAGCTTGAACGAGGAAATCTTGCATTGAAGAATAGTTTTGATGAAAAGAGTCCGGTTAGAGTGATTCGTGGTTCTGAGTCATCTGATGGAAGAACGTATGTCTATGATGGGCTATATTTGGTGGAGAAATGGTGGCAAGATATGGGTCCTCATGGTAAGCTTATTTTCAAGTTTCAGTTGTGTCGAATTCCCGGTCAACCTGAACTTGCttggaaagaaataaagaggTCTAAAAAGTTCAAAGTAAGAGAAGGTCTTTGTGTTGACGATATTTCTCAAGGGAAAGAATCAACTCCTATTTGTGCAGTGAACATCATAGATAATGAGAAGCCACCACCATTTAATTACATCACTAATATGATATATCCTGATTGGTGTCGTCCACTTCCTTTTAAGGGCTGTAATTGTACAAACGGATGCTCAGATTCAGAGAGATGTTATTGTGTGGTCCTAAATGGAGGAGAGATCCCATTTAATCATAATGGGGCAATTGTTGAGGCAAAGGCTCTTGTCTATGAGTGTGGTCCTTCATGCAAGTGTCCTCCTTCTTGTCATAATCGAGTTAGTCAACATGGTATCAAATTTCAACtggaaatttttaaaaccaaatcaAGGGGATGGGGTGTGAGATCCCTAAATTCAATCCCCTCAGGAAGCTTTATTTGCGAGTATATAGGGGAGCTTCTCGAGGATAAGGAAGCAGACCAGAGAACCGGTAATGATGAGTACTTGTTCGATATTGGGAATAACTATAGTGACAATTCTCTTTGGGATGGACTTTCAACCCTCTTGCCCGATGCACAAGCGAATGCTTGTGATATCGTGGAGGATGGGAGTTTTACCATTGACGCGGCAAGCTATGGGAATATTGGGAGATTTATCAACCATAGTTGTACACCCAATCTTTATGCCCAAAATGTGCTTTATGATCATGAGGATAAGAGAATTCCGCATATTATGTTCTTTGCCGCTGAGAATATTCCTCCTTTACAAGAATTGTCTTACCATTACAACTATATGATGGATCAAGTTCGCGATTCCGAaggaaatattaaaaagaagagatgtCATTGTGGTTCGGCAGAATGTACTGGTTGGATGTATTGA
- the LOC101206230 gene encoding ATP-dependent Clp protease proteolytic subunit-related protein 4, chloroplastic encodes MEVATTASSFALTKRISPLITSSHNGKSNRTLSMSSSSVRMAPLSTNFLIPFAGGSVSGEFSGVKLRPSSLNPNYSPGSKGKRGVVTMVIPFARGSAWEQPPPDLASYLYKNRIVYLGMSLVPSVTELILAEFLYLQYEDETKPIYLYVNSTGTTKGGEKLGYETEAFAVYDVMSYVKPPIFTLCVGNAWGEAALLLAAGAPGNRSALPSSTIMIKEPIARFQGQATDVEIARKEVRNVKAELVKLYAKHIGKSTEEIEADIRRPKYFSPSEAVEYGIIDKVLYNERATEDRGVVSDLKKAQLI; translated from the exons ATGGAGGTCGCCACTACTGCCTCCAGCTTCGCCCTTACCAAGCGAATATCCCCATTGATTACTTCTTCCCATAATGGAAAATCGAACAGGACCTTGTCCATGTCGTCATCCTCTGTCAGAATGGCTCCGCTTTCGACTAATTTTCTCATCCCATTCGCCGGGGGCAGCGTCTCCGGGGAATTTTCCGGCGTGAAGCTCCGGCCTTCTTCGCTTAATCCGAATTATTCCCCTGGATCCAAGGGCAAACGGGGTGTTGTTACTATG GTTATTCCATTTGCAAGGGGAAGTGCATGGGAGCAACCTCCTCCAGATTTGGCATCTTATTTATACAAGAATCGAATTGTATACTTGGGCATGTCTCTTGTCCCTTCTGTCACAGAGTTGATACTTGCTGAATTTCTTTACCTTCAGTATGAGGATGAAACAAAGCCTATTTATCTTTACGTTAACTCCACGGGGACAACAAAG GGTGGCGAGAAGTTGGGCTATGAGACCGAAGCATTTGCAGTATATGATGTTATGAG TTATGTTAAGCCTCCTATATTCACGTTATGCGTTGGTAATGCGTGGGGAGAAGCAGCACTTCTTTTGGCAGCTGGTGCTCCGGGAAATCGTTCTGCATTGCCCTCATCAACAATAATGATTAAGGAG CCAATTGCAAGGTTTCAAGGTCAAGCGACAGACGTTGAGATCGCTAGAAAAGAAGTACGGAATGTGAAGGCAGAACTG GTTAAGCTTTATGCCAAGCATATTGGAAAGTCAACTGAGGAGATTGAAGCTGATATCAGGCGGCCAAAATATTTTAGTCCCAGCGAAGCAGTTGAATATGGTATCATAGATAAG GTTCTATACAACGAAAGAGCAACTGAGGACCGGGGAGTTGTATCTGACCTGAAAAAGGCACAACTTATTTAG
- the LOC105434777 gene encoding uncharacterized protein LOC105434777 isoform X1 has product MATVSKENKVLVTVYSEKQEPRLPVNRYQRDNVNKVVRNQWKQDTANKGYNRRTELLKYSQRLRKSARSPASPYIRTPEPIPLKNKQPIARSIAINLVCTSFSLVNLCGKPKGPRFTSCFGNLIQRSYKALTSFQPKKDRQKQNQSSGSTKKVNEVKNSESKSKNTMDKVKGSRIRLLTFTCT; this is encoded by the exons ATG GCAACAGTATCAAAAGAGAATAAAGTGTTGGTGACTGTGTATTCGGAGAAGCAAGAACCAAGACTACCAGTCAATCGCTATCAACGCGATAACGTGAATAAAGTAGTTAGAAATCAATGGAAGCAAGACACGGCTAATAAAGGATACAATAGGAGAACTGAACTCCTCAAGTACTCTCAACGCCTTCGTAAGTCTGCACGGTCACCCGCATCTCCATATATCCGAACACCAGAGCCAATTCCTTTGAAGAACAAACAACCAATTGCAAGAAGCATAGCAATTAATCTTGTATGCACTTCCTTTTCT CTCGTCAATCTTTGTGGAAAGCCCAAGGGTCCCAGATTTACAAGTTGTTTCGGCAACCTGATTCAAAGGTCTTACAAAGCTTTGACAAGTTTTCAACCAAAGAAAGATAGGCAAAAGCAGAACCAAAGCAGTGGATCTACCAAGAAGGTTAATGAAGTAAAAAACAGTGAATCAAAGAGCAAGAATACCATGGATAAAGTAAAGGGCAGTAGGATAAGACTACTGACATTTACATGTACCTGA
- the LOC105434777 gene encoding uncharacterized protein LOC105434777 isoform X2, with protein sequence MATVSKENKVLVTVYSEKQEPRLPVNRYQRDNVNKVVRNQWKQDTANKGYNRRTELLKYSQRLRKSARSPASPYIRTPEPIPLKNKQPIARSIAINLLVNLCGKPKGPRFTSCFGNLIQRSYKALTSFQPKKDRQKQNQSSGSTKKVNEVKNSESKSKNTMDKVKGSRIRLLTFTCT encoded by the exons ATG GCAACAGTATCAAAAGAGAATAAAGTGTTGGTGACTGTGTATTCGGAGAAGCAAGAACCAAGACTACCAGTCAATCGCTATCAACGCGATAACGTGAATAAAGTAGTTAGAAATCAATGGAAGCAAGACACGGCTAATAAAGGATACAATAGGAGAACTGAACTCCTCAAGTACTCTCAACGCCTTCGTAAGTCTGCACGGTCACCCGCATCTCCATATATCCGAACACCAGAGCCAATTCCTTTGAAGAACAAACAACCAATTGCAAGAAGCATAGCAATTAATCTT CTCGTCAATCTTTGTGGAAAGCCCAAGGGTCCCAGATTTACAAGTTGTTTCGGCAACCTGATTCAAAGGTCTTACAAAGCTTTGACAAGTTTTCAACCAAAGAAAGATAGGCAAAAGCAGAACCAAAGCAGTGGATCTACCAAGAAGGTTAATGAAGTAAAAAACAGTGAATCAAAGAGCAAGAATACCATGGATAAAGTAAAGGGCAGTAGGATAAGACTACTGACATTTACATGTACCTGA